The proteins below come from a single Candidatus Dormiibacterota bacterium genomic window:
- a CDS encoding AMP-binding protein — protein sequence MSEEAEVQAVEAINPAVRRMRREATDDPEGFWARAAGELPWFRGWDTVLDWRPPTFEWFVGAQTNLSYNCLDRHVAAGWGGHAAQIYETERGEQRTLTYAQLLEQVKRTAAALRGLGVRRGDRVAVYMPTTPEAITVMLACSRIGAIHLVVFAGFGSGALAERVRLAGARVVIAADITYRKGKDVPLKGIVDDAVAQAGGVVEKVVVFRRGAEAVPMTEGRDISWDDFLALADGQDTGHEVMESSDPAFILATSGTTARPKLAVHTHGAYQVMVHSMGRWMFALKPTDVWWSTSDIGWVVGHSYIVYAPLLAGCTTIAYEGALDHPGSDTFYRIVAANHVSGVFTSPTAVRMLMKYGTEPARGHDLGSLERVFCAGEVLNPPAWEWLQREVLRNEV from the coding sequence GGGCGAGCTGCCCTGGTTCCGCGGCTGGGACACGGTCCTCGACTGGAGACCGCCCACCTTCGAGTGGTTCGTGGGCGCCCAGACCAACCTCTCCTACAACTGCCTCGACCGCCACGTCGCCGCCGGCTGGGGCGGCCACGCCGCGCAGATCTACGAGACCGAGCGCGGCGAGCAGCGCACCCTCACCTACGCCCAGCTGCTCGAGCAGGTGAAGCGCACCGCCGCGGCGCTGCGCGGCCTGGGGGTGCGCCGTGGCGATCGGGTCGCGGTGTACATGCCGACCACCCCGGAGGCGATCACGGTGATGCTCGCCTGCAGCCGGATCGGCGCCATCCACCTCGTGGTCTTCGCCGGCTTCGGCAGCGGCGCCCTCGCCGAGCGGGTGCGGCTCGCCGGCGCCAGGGTGGTGATCGCCGCCGACATCACCTATCGCAAGGGCAAGGACGTGCCCCTCAAGGGCATCGTCGACGACGCCGTCGCCCAGGCCGGCGGGGTCGTCGAGAAGGTGGTGGTGTTCCGCCGCGGCGCCGAGGCGGTGCCGATGACCGAGGGCCGCGACATCTCGTGGGACGACTTCCTCGCCCTCGCCGATGGGCAGGACACCGGTCACGAGGTGATGGAGTCGAGCGATCCCGCCTTCATCCTCGCCACCTCGGGGACCACCGCCAGGCCGAAGCTCGCCGTCCACACCCACGGCGCCTACCAGGTGATGGTCCACAGCATGGGCCGCTGGATGTTCGCGCTCAAGCCCACCGACGTCTGGTGGTCGACCTCCGACATCGGCTGGGTGGTGGGCCACAGCTACATCGTCTACGCGCCGCTGCTCGCGGGCTGCACCACGATCGCGTACGAGGGCGCCCTCGACCATCCCGGCTCCGACACCTTCTACCGGATCGTCGCCGCCAACCACGTGAGCGGGGTGTTCACCTCGCCGACCGCGGTGCGCATGCTCATGAAGTACGGCACCGAGCCCGCCCGCGGCCACGACCTCGGCTCGCTGGAGCGGGTCTTCTGCGCCGGCGAGGTGCTCAACCCCCCGGCGTGGGAGTGGCTGCAGCGGGAGGTGCTCCGCAACGAGGT